The sequence GATCCCCCGAGAGGTGATCGAACGAGACTACGGCTGCGGCGATCCGACTCGCTTCCTCTGCGCGGGCGAGACCGTCGTCGACCTCGGATCCGGCTCCGGCAAGCACTGCTTCATCGCCGCGCAGATCGTCGGTCCCGCCGGCAAGGTCATCGGCGTCGACATGAACCCGGACATGTTGGCGCTCGCGCGCTCCGCGGCGCCGGTGGTGGCCGAGCGCATCGGCTACGCCAACGTCGAATTCGTCGAGGCGCGCATCCAGGCGATGGGCCCCGCCGTGCCGGACGGCTGCGCGGACGTGGTGATGTCCAACTGCGTGCTCAACCTCGTCCGCCCGGACGACAAGCGCGCGCTGTTCGACGAGATCTTCCGCGTGCTGCGCGACGGCGGACGTGCGGTGATCTCGGACATCGTGAGCGATCGGCCGGTGCCGGCGCACATGCAGGAGGATCCCGACTTGTGGAGCGGCTGCATCTCCGGCGCCCTGCACGAGCCCGACCTGTACGCGGCGTTCGAGCGCGCGGGGTTCTCCTCGGTCGAGGTGGTCGACCGCGCCGAGGAGCCGTGGCGGGTGGTCGACGGCATCGCGTTTCGCGCGGTGACGGTGCGCGCGAACAAGGGCGCGCGACGGCCGGCGGCGTGCTGCGGATGACGCGCGCGGCTTCGCTTCCGGTGGTCGGCGCGGCGGCCGCATCGCGCTTTCACGTGCCGCTGGCCCGCGCCTCGGTCGACACCCTGCAGATCAACGTCGGCAAGCGCTGCAACCAGGCGTGCAAGCACTGCCACGTCGACGCGGGCCCGTCGCGGACCGAGGAGATGTCGCGCGACGTCGCTGCGCGCGTGCTCGACCTGGTGGCCGCGGACCCGGCGGTCGCGACCGTCGACATCACCGGCGGCGCACCGGAGTTGAATCCGCAGTTCCGCTGGATCGTCGAGCGCGCGACCGCGCTCGGCCGCCACGTCATCGACCGTTGCAACCTCACCGTCCTGCTCGAACCCGGGCAGGAGGACCTCGCCGCGTTCCTCGCCCGGCACCGCGTGCACGTGATCGCGTCGCTGCCGTGCTACACGGCCGACAACGTCGACCGCCAGCGCGGCCGCGGCGTGTTCGAACGCAGCATCGCCGGCTTGCGTCGCCTCAACGAACTCGGCTACGGCCGATCCGACGGCGAGTTGCAACTCGACCTGGTCTACAACCCGCTCGGGCCGACCCTGCCGCCGCCGCAGGACGCCCTCGAGCGCGACTACAAACGCCGCCTCGCCGCCGAGCACGGCGTCGCGTTCGACCGGCTGCTGGCGCTCACGAACCTGCCGATCCGGCGGTTCGCCGACGACCTGGCGCGCCGGGGCGAGTCGGACCGCTATCTGCAGCTTTTGATCGATCACTTCAACCCGGACGCCGTGCCGCACGTCATGTGCCGGACGCTGGTCAGCGTGAGCTACGACGGCCAGATCTACGATTGCGATTTCAACCAAATGGTCGACCTGCCGGCCGGCGGCCGGCCCCGGACGGTGTGGGACATCGACGCGCTCGCCGAGCTGGCCGGCGCGCCGATCGCGACGGCCGACCACTGCTTCGGCTGCACGGCCGGCGCGGGCTCCAGTTGCGGCGGCGCACTGACGTGACGGCGGGCGACGACGCCGTCGCCAGCTACCTGCGCGCCGCGCGCCGCGCCCGGCGCCGCCGCCTGCGGCGGACCGCGGCGGCCTTCGGTGCCGGCGGAGCCGCCTGCGTCGCGCTGGCCGCGGCGATGACCGACGTCGGCCACGCGGTCGGGTTCGCCGCCACGGGCGCCGGGCTGTGGGTCGGCGCGGCGGTCGTGCTCCGCGCCGGCCGGGCGTGACGCCGGGGGCGCGTCCCGCGGCCGCCGCTCGGCCCCGGCCGGGACACCGGGGGCGCGTCCCGCGGTCGCCGCTCGGCCCCGGGCGGGACGCCGGAGCGTCCCGCGGTCGCCGCTCCGCCCCGGCCGGGACACCGGAGCGTCCCGCGGTCGCCGCTCCGCCCCGGCCGGCCCGCTTCCGCCGCGCGCCGCCGCGGCCCGCGAGCGCGCCCGCCGCCCACGCCCCGCCTGGACGCGAGCGCGCGCCACCTGCTACATCCGTCGCCGATGTCGCTGCTTGCCAGCTCGCCGCGGCGCCGGCCGCGGTTTTCCGCCGTCGTGCTCGCCGACGGCCTGCACGCCGGCGCGCGGGTGCTCGGGCTGTCGCTCGCCGAGCGCGCGCGGCGCGTCGCGCTGCGCGCCGGCGCCGATCGCGTGCGCGTGGTCACCGAACCGGGCGACCGCACCGCGCTGGTCAACTGGGTCCGCGCAGGCGACGGCGGCCTGCTCGTCGTGTGGGCCGCGGACCACGTCGTGCACACGCCGCTGGTCGAGCCGCTCGTCGAAGCCGGCGCCGACCGCGCGATCGCCGTCGGTCCCGACGGCGCGTTCGCCGGCGCCGCGTTCGCCGGTACGCCGGCCGCCGCGGCCGAGCTGGCCGCCTCCCCGGACGCGACCGCCGCCGCGTGGCAGGCCGGCGGCGCCGCGCGCGTCCCCCACGGGCCGATCGCCCGCTTCCCGGCGCGAACGCCGGCGGAGCGCCGCGCCGCCGCGCGCGCCCTCGAGCAGATCGTCCACAAACCGCAAGACGGGCCGGTGACCCGCTGGCTGTACCGGCCGATCTCCGTGCCGATCACGCGCCTGCTGCTGCACACTCCGATCAAGCCGAACCACGTGTCCGCGATCGTCGCGGCGCTCGGCGCGGTCGGCGTCTGGTTCGTCGCCCACGCCGACTACCAGTCGGTCGTCGTCGGTTCGGCGATCGTCCTCGTCGCGGCCTACCTCGACGGCTGCGACGGCGAGATCGCCCGCCTCAAGCTCGAGTCGTCCCGGCTGGGCGCCTGGCTCGACACCGTCACCGACGAGGCGACGACCGTCGCGTACATGGCCGCGCTCGGCTGGCACAACTACCTGCGGTACGGCCACCCGTGGATCGCCGGGTCGATCGCCGTCGGCCTGGCGGGCTACGCCGTGACGATCTACGGCATCTACTACTATCTCGTCGTCGTCCACGGCTCGGCCAACAGCCAGGACTACGTCGACCGGTTGCGCATCGTCGACGGCCCCGACGGCGCGCCGCGCCTGGCGCCGGCGCCCGGCGAAGCGCTAACCGGCATCTGGGCGGTGCTTCCGCACCTCGGCCGCCGGGACTTCGTCAACTGGGGCGCACTGCTGTTTGCCGCCGCGCATTGGACCCACGTGTCGTACGCGCTGATGCTCGCCGGCGGGGTGGTGGGAGCGTGGAAGATCGGCCGCGACCACGTTCGCCTGCGGCGCCAGTTGCGCGAGCTGCGCGAACGGCGCGCCCGCGCCGCGCCCGCGCACGGCTGACCGCCGCCTACACCAGCACGGGTAGCCGCCGCGCCCCCCAGTCGCCGGCGCGGTCGCCGAACCGGCCGGCCAGCGGGTGGCCGCAGTCCGGGCAGCGCCCGTCGACCAGCCGATACGCGCGGATGGTGTAGCCCGCGCGGTCGATGAGCAGCGCGCCGCAGTCGGCGCAGTACGTCGACTGGCTGGCGCGGTCGAGGATGTTGCCGGTGTAGACGTGGCGCAGCCCCGCCGCGAGCGCCTGCCGCCGGGCGCGAAGCAGCGTCTCCGGGGGCGTGCGCGGCACGTCGAGCATCTTGTAGTCCGGGTGGAACGCGGTGAAGTGCAGCGGCGTCTCCGGCCCGAGGGTTTCGGCGATCCAGTCGCACTCGCGCGCGATCTCGTCCTCGCCGTCGTTGTGCCCCGGGATGAGCAGCGTCGTGATCTCGAACCACACGTCGGTCTCGTGCCGCAGCCACCGCAACGTGTCCAACACGGGCTGCAGGTGAGAGAACGTCACCTTCCGATAGAAGTCCTCGGTGAACGCCTTCAGATCGACGTTGGCCGCGTCCATGTACTCGAAAAACTCGCCGCGCGCCTCCTCCGTGATGTAGCCCGCCGTCACGGCGACGTTGTACAGGCCGCGCTCGCGGCACGCGCGCGCGGTGTCGATCGCGTACTCCGCGAAAATGACGGGGTCGTTGTACGTGTACGCCACCGACGTGCAGCCGGCGCGCACGGCGGCGTCGGCGATCGCCTCCGGGCTGGCATCCTGCTGCAGGCGGTCGAACTCGCGGGCTTTCGAGATGTCCCAGTTCTGGCAGAACTTGCAGCCGAGGTTGCAGCCGGCCGTGCCGAACGACAGCACTGGCGTCCCCGGGAAGAAGTGGTTCAGCGGCTTTTTCTCGATCGGGTCGATGCAGAAGCCGGACGACCGGCCATAGGTCGTGAGCACCATCTGGCCGCCCCGGTTTTGCCTGACGAAGCAGAACGCGCGCTGGCCGTCCCGCACGCGGCACCGGCGCGGGCACAAGGTGCACTCGATGCGGTCGTCGTCGACCGGATGCCACCAGCGACCGACGATTTCGCGTTCGGTGTCACAGTTCATACAGGTAAAAGTAACCACTCAGCGGCCGCGCGCTCAGGGGCTTTTTCACGCGCGGCCGGATCCGCATCGCCCGCTCGAACGCCGGGTTGGCGACCAGCACGCCGGCGCGCCACCCGCGCAGCTGCCGCAGCCACGCGGCGAAGTCGGCGTACAGCGCGGCCGCGTCGCCCGCCAGCCGGCGGCCGTAGGGCGGGTTGCACAGGACCAGTCCGGGGCCGTCAGGCAGGTCGGCCGGCGACAGCCGGCGGAAGTCCCCGCAGCGCACGCGCACGGTGTCCGCCACTCCGGCGGCGCGCGCGTTGCGGCGCGCGCGGTCGGCGACCCCGCGGTCCAGTTCGTTGGCGACGACGACCGGCCGCGTGTCGCCGAACAGCGGCGGCGCGGGGTCGCCGGCGCGCACCGGCGCGCCGCGCGCCATCAGCGCCGCCTCGATCGCGATCGTGCCGGCGCCGGCCATCGGGTCGACGAGCGGCTCGCGCCTGCCGTCGTGGCGCGCGAGCATGACGAGCGCGGCCGCGAGGTTCTCGCGCAACGGCGCCTCGCCCGCCGCGGCGCGCCAGCCGCGGCGGTGCATGGGTCCGCCGAGGTCGACGCAGACGAACACGTCCTCCCCGTGCATGCGCACCTGGATGCTCACGTCCGGCGCATCGGGATCGACGCGCAGGCGCGCCCCGTGGGCGGCGGCCGCGTCGATCATCGCGTTCTTCACCGCGCCGACGATCTGGCGGGGGCCGGCGGCGAACGCGCCGACGTTGCGCACCGCCACCGAGATCGCATCGCCGTCGCGATACCAGCTCCCCGGCGGCGGAACCTGCGCCGCGACGTCCGCGTACAGCGGCTCGAGCCGGCCCGCGCGGCTGGCCGCCACCGCGCGCAGCACGCGGGCGCAGGTCCGGTGATAGGTGCGCGCCACCCGCGCGACCTCGGCGTCCCACGGGTAGCGCAGGCCGCCCGGTCCGAGCTTGGCCGGCGCCGGTAGCCGCACGCGGTCGAGCGCGCGGCGCACCAGGCGAGACAGCTCGCCCGCCATCACCTTGTTGGTCCCGGGCGGACCGATCAGCAACAGGTCATCCATTGAGCGACTGCAAGAACCCCGAGTCGGCAAAGAACCGCTTGCGCACGTACCAGCCGCGCGTCGTCGCGCCGGCGCCGCCCTTGGGCCGCGTGTGCAGGTCGCGCCGCAGCAGCGCGACGACCCGCGCGTCCGCCTCCTGGTAGTACCAGCTGAGCACCGGCGACGCCGCGTCGTCGGCGACCCGCGCGACCCACAGCACCTTGCGCAGCTTGGCCAGCGGCCGCACGCGGCCGCGCACCGCGACCGCCGGATCCTCCTTGACCCGCCACCAGCCCGCGCGATCGCGCACGACCGGCACCGACTTGATCTCGACCTCGCCGCGCCAGTCCGGCTCCGGCGCGCCGCGCTCCGCGACCCCGAGCGCCGCCGCGATCGCCGCGCCGAACGCGCCTTTGTCGCGCCGCGCCGCCCCGAGCCGGACGCCGACGAGCGCGCGCGCCGCGTCGAGCAGCTCGTCGATCGTGTCGGGCTCGGTCGCCGGCGGCGACGGCTCGCGAACCGGCGGCACCGGCCGCGGCCAGCGCGGGCTCGGCGGCGCGACGCCGTCGCCGCGCACGAGCACGACCAGGCGGCGGCCGAGCAGCACCGGAACCGGCTGCACCGGCGTGCCCATCCACGCCGTGCCGCCCGCCTCGCGCTCGGCGCCGGCGCGCCACAGCCGCGCGCGCAGGTCGCCGACCGACCCCGCGTCCGACAGGCCGGCGGCGCGCGCCATCGCCGCCAACTCGTCTCGGCGCGCGACGTTGAGGAAGCCGGCGAGGTCGAGTTCGAAACGCCGTACCAGCGCGCCGGCGATCGCGCCGGCGGTGCCGTCGGCGGCGAGGCCGACCCGGCGCGCCATCGCCGCCAGCTGCGGTCGCGTCAGACCCGCCGCCAGCCATGCCACCGCATGGCCGGAGTCGCCGTCGAGCGGTCTCGCCGGGCCGGTCACCGGCTCAGTGTACAGCGGGGCGCCGATCGGCGAAGACGGACGGAGGCGTGCGCACCGCAGGTCGCTCGTGGTACACGCGACCGGACGATGCGCTCGGTCGGATTCGCCCTGGTTGCCGCCGTCGCCGCCTGCTCGCCGTCGCAGCCGGACTCCCCCGCAACGCGCGAGGGTGCGGGCCGTGGCGCGCGCGCGACGCCGCCGCGCGCGGTCGCGCCGATCGACGCGGCCCACGCCGTGCCCATCGACGCGGCCCGCGCCGTGCCGGCCCCTGCCGCCGACGCGGAAACCGACCCGCCGGCGCGGCGCAATGCGGGCGCGCGCGCGGACGCGGCCGTCGCGGCGACGCCGGCCGCCGCGGCGCCGCGAGCCCCGGCGGCCGACGAACGCCCGCGCGACCTGCGCGTCCTGCCCAAGACCTGGTCGCAGCAGCGCGTAAAGCGCTACATGAAGACCGAGGTCGCGAAGGCCCTCGGGGTCCGATGCGACTTCTGCCACGACCGGAGCGACTTCGCCGCGGATCACGAGCACAAAGCCGCCGCGCGGGCCATGATGAAGATGGTCAACGACATCAATAAGCGGTTCTTCAAGGGCAAGTCGCGCGTGCGGTGCGTGACCTGCCACATGGGCAAGGACACCCCGCGCGGCGGCGAGTAGGCCGCGGCGAGCAACGCGGCCCGGCCGGTCGCGGTCCAACCCGCGGTTGTCGCGCTTGACGCCGGCGCCCGCGCGCGGGAGCATCGACTCCGGTCCGGCGGGGGCACACACCAAGGAGGAGCCATGGAGAGAACGGTCGGAGAAATCATGAACAAGGACGTGGTCACCGCGCCGCCGGACGCGCAGGTCCGCGAGATCGCCGCCGAGATGGCCAATCGCAGGATTTCGTGCGTCGTCATCGTCGGAGGTGGACGTCCCGTCGGCATCCTGAGCGAGCGGGACATCGTCCGCCTCGTTGCGACCAAGCCGAATCTGCTCGTCGGGCTCACCGCACAAGAGGCGATGACGACGCCCGTCGTGACGGTGACCCCGGACGTGACGCTGCGCGAGGCCATCCGCCGCATGAAGGAACACCGCCTCCGCCGATTCCCGATCGTCGACGGCGACGGCAAGCTGATCGGCCTGGTCACGCAGACGACGATCCTGCACGCGCTGAGCGATTGACGCAGCGGCCGACGCTGATCGTATTCGTCGACGGCCGCACGGTGGCGCGCGTCACCCCGCCGGCGGAGATCGCGCCGCGCGCGTGGCGCCTCGGCGTCGTCGCGGTCCAGGTCGCGGCGACGGGCGGCGCGGTGTCCGCCGTCGTGCGCGCCAACGAGACCGGCCGCGCGGAGCCGGCGGTCGTCCAGTTGCCTCCTCGCGCGCGGGTCGACGTCGCCCTCGCGGTGCCCGGCCGGCCGGCGCCGGCGCTGCCGCGGCTGCCCGAGCTGGCGCGGCCTGCCCTCTCGCTGTCGGTCGACGGCGTGCCGGCCGGCCGCGCGGCCCTCGACGCGCCGGCCGACGGACGCGCGTTCGGCCACGTCTACTGCCGCTGGCTGCGAGCCGGCGGGAGCGAGTGTGGCTGTGATCTCACGCGGTTACAGCCCTGGCGGCAGGGTGTCAAGCACCCCCGCGTCGCGTCGCGGCCGGTCCGGCCGCCCGCGGTGGTCACGTATCAGATCGCCCTGCCCGGTTGACGAGGCCACGCGGCGCGCAACCCGCGCGCCGCGCCGCCGATACACCGGGCATGCTTCCACGAATCACGTCTACCGTCAGTCGCGTTGCCCCCACGGCCACGGCGCCGCCCCGCACCGGCGGGCCGGCCGAGGCGGGCCGCGCCTTTTCCGAAGTGCTGCGCGAACAACCGCGCCCGGCCTCGCCCGCGCCGTCGGGACCGCTCGGACCGCTGGCGCGCGCGCCGGCCGCCGCGCGCTCGGCCGACGCCGCGATCGCCCCGGCCGCGATCGAGCAGCACATGGCGCGCATCGTCGACAGCCAGCGCCACCTCGAAGCCGCGATGCGCCGCGCGATGCGCGGCGGCCAGTTCTCCCCGCAACAGTTGCTGGCGCTCCAGTTTCAGGTGCAGAAGTACAGCCTCGAGGTCGAGGCGGTCAGCCGCGTCGTCGATCGGGCGGTCGGCTCGGTCAAGACCGCCCTGCAGACGCAAATCTGACCGACCGCACGCGACGGGCCGAGGCCGAGCGTCACGTTCCGCACCGCGGCGACGCGCGACGCGCGGCGCTCGGCGCGGCCGCGCCGGTCGCGGGCGCTCGCGGCGCGCTGCGCCCGCCCGTGCGCAGCGGCTACTTCGGCTCCTTCGCGCCGTTGTGGCACGTCATGCAGGTGACGCGCTGTTTGCCCTTGAAGTACTTCTTGTTGAGTTCCATCGTCATGCGCATCATGTCGCGCGCGATCTTCTTGTTGTCCGTATCCTTCGACATGTCGTCGAGGTCGTGACAGTGGTCGCACTGGACGTCGAGCGCCTTGGCGATCTGTTTCATCGCCTTCTTCAGCTCTTTTTTCGGCGTGTTCTTCGGGAACACCTGCAGGTTCTTGGCCGCGCCGGCGGCGGCGGCCGGCGCGGGCGACAACGTGAATCCGTAAATGAGCAGCCCGAGGCCGACGAGCATGGCTCCGTACAAGAACGTGTTGCGCATGGTGATGCCTGTCTCCTTGTTTGAGTGTCCGCCGCGCGGACGTCCCTACGCATCAGACGCCGCGCGGCGCGAAATAGTCACGCAGGCGGGGCGGTGTTCGCAAGGCGAAGCGGGTCGTCCATTGCGGTGGGGGACCGGTTGACCGCGTGCGAGCGCGCGTGCAAAAACGGGTGCGCATGACTCCCGACGCCTCCTGCCGGTCCGCCGCGAGCGCGCCGCGACCGAGCCGGCGCCGCGCGGTCGCGCTGGCGGCCGCCGTTGCGCTCGCCGGCTTGCTCGCAGCGTGTACCGCGCAGCTCGTAGCGGACCTCGACGACCGGCAATCCCGCGAAGTGATGGCGGCGCTCGGTCGCGCCGGCATCCCGGCAGAGCGGGAGCCGGCCGGAGAAGGCAAGTTCGCCATCTCGGTCGCCAGCGGCGACGCGTCCCGCGCGATGGCCGTGCTCGAAGCCGAGGCGCTGCCCCGCCCCAAGGAGGAAGGACTCGCCTCGCTGTACTCCAGCGCATCGATGATCCCGACGCCGAGCGAGGAAAAGGCGCGATACATCGCGGCCCTCAGCTCGGAGATCGCAGGGCACCTGCGCAAGCTGCAGGGCGTGCTCGACGCCAGCGTGATCATCACCGCGCCGGAGAAGGACCCGCTCGCGCCGCCCGACCAGCCCGTGCCGCGGCCGACGGCGTCGGTGCTCGTGCGCGTCCCGGCCGAGGGCCCCGCCCCCGACGACGCCGACGTGCGCAAGCTCGTCGCCGGCGCGGTCGAGGGCATGACGCCGGAGGACGTCGCCGTCGTGTTCACGCGCGCGCCGCCGCCGCCGCCGGACACCGGCGCGCCGTCGTACGCCAAGGTCGGACCGTTTGCCGTAGCGGCCGGCTCCAAGGCCCCGCTGCAAATCGCGCTCGGGCTCGCGCTCCTGCTCATCATCGGGCTCGGCGCGTGGGCGTTCGTCGGCGAGCGCCGCCGCGCGGAGCTGCGCCGCCGGATCGAGGCCCTCGAAGCCGCCGCGAACGCCTGACCGCGCGCGCCGAACGCTGCCCCGCGCGCGCCGGCGCGCATGCGCCGGTCACGAGCCGCCGCCCGGCAGCGGATAGACCTTGCGGATCTGCCGGGCGAACACCGCGGGGTCCGCGGTCGGCAGTTGGCACACGCGGTGCTCGCACACGTAGGCGGTCGCCTCGCCGCCTTGCGCGACCTTGTCGGCGACGAGCGGCACGCGGCGGGCGACCTGCGGCACCTCGCCGTCGCGGACGATCGCGACCGCGCGATTGGGCACGTAGGCGGTCGCCAGTTGGTCGACGAACGCCTCCGCCTCCGCTCGCTCGTGCGGCACGACGACGACGATCTGCTTCGGGCGATCGAGATAGAAGTCGATCGCGAGCAGCATCTCGCTCATCGCGCTCGGCGCGCGGCGCAGCATCGCGCCGACCTGGCCCATCGCCAGCTCGGCGCGCTGGCGGTAACGCTCGTCGGCCGTGTATTCGGAAAGCCGCAACAGGTTGAGAACGTGCACGGACGTACCCGTCGGCACGGCGCCGTCGTAGCGCGGTTTTTCGCGCGCGAGCAGCCGCTCGTGGTCGTCGCTCGTGCGGAAGAACCCGCCGGCGGTGCGGTCCTCGAAGTGCGCCTCGACCGTGCGGTCGAGGTCCACCGCGCGCTCGAGCCACTCGAGCGCCCCCGTGGCCTCGTACAGGTCGAGCATCGCGGCGCACAAAAACGCGTAGTCTTCCAGGTACGCCGGTACGCGCGCGCGACCGCCGGCGTAGCTGTGCGACAGCCGGCCGCGGCCGTCCCGCAGTCGATCCCAGATGAACTTCGCGGCCGTGACCGCCCGCCGCGCGTCGTCCGGGTCGCGCAACGCGATTGCCGCCCGCGCGAATGCCGAAATCATCAGCGCGTTCCAGTCCACCAGTACCTTGTCGTCACGCGCCGGAGCGGGACGCCGCGCGCGCGCGCGATACAGCAGGTCGTTGATCTCGTCGAGATCCCGGGGTCGCGGCGCGCCGAACCGGGCGACGTGCAAGATGCTGCGCCCGTCGAAGTCGCCGGCGTCGGTCACGCCGTAGTACGCGGCGACGCGCGGCGCGCGATCGGCGCCGAGCGCGGCGGCCAGCTCGGCGGGCGTCCAGGTGTAGAACCAGCCCTCGCGTCGCTCGCCCTTCGGATCGAGGCTATCGGCGTCGGTCGCCGCGTAGAACACCCCGTCCGGGGACATCATGTCGCGCTCTGCCCAGCGCAGGATCTCGCGCACCACCCGCGCGAACTCGGGGTCGCCGGTGGCCTGATAGCCCTCGACGTACGCCATCGCGAGCTGCGCGTTGTCGTACAACATCTTTTCGAAATGCGGCACGAGCCACTTCGTGTCCGTCGAGTAGCGGTGGAAGCCGCCGCCGACGTGGTCGTAGATGCCGCCCGCCGCCATCTTGCGCAGGGTGAGCAGCGCGGCGCGGCGCGCGCCGGCGTCACCGGTGCGCCGGTGGTAGCGCAGCAGGAAGCGCACCGGCATCCCGCTGGGAAACTTGGGCCGACCGACCGCACCGCCGTCGGTCGGGTCGAGGCGGCCGACGAAGATGCGCGCCGCCTTGTGCAGCAGCGCCGCGTCGGGGAGATCCGGAGCGCCCGCGGGCTGCTCGAGTTGGACGCGCACGGCGGCGGCGAGCTCCGCGGCCCGGGCGGCGACGCCGGTCGGGTCGCGGTCGTAGGCGGCGCGAAGCTGGCGCAACGCGGCGAGCAGCGCATCGCGCGGAAGGTAGGTCGCGCCGTAAAACGGCCGGCCGTCCGGCGTGAGCCACACGGTCATCGGCCACCCGCCGCGGCCCGAGCTGCGCTGGACGGCGGTCATGTAGATCTCGTCGATGTCCGGCCGCTCCTCGCGGTCGACCTTGATCGCGACGTAGTGCGCGTTGAGATAGCGCGCGACCTCCTCGTCCTCGAACGACTCCTCCTCCATCACATGGCACCAGTGACACGTCGAGTAGCCGACGCTCAGCAGGATCGGCCGGCCCAACCGGCGCGCGGCGGCGAACGCCTCGTCGCCCCACGGGTACCAGTTGACCGGGTTGTGCGCGTGCTGGCGCAGGTAGGGGCTCGCCTCGAGGAACAGCCGGTTCGTGTACTTCGGGCCGCCGCCGGAGCGCAGATGCCGGGTGCGCGGCCGGTAGTCGGGCGGC comes from Deltaproteobacteria bacterium and encodes:
- the amrS gene encoding AmmeMemoRadiSam system radical SAM enzyme, whose translation is MNCDTEREIVGRWWHPVDDDRIECTLCPRRCRVRDGQRAFCFVRQNRGGQMVLTTYGRSSGFCIDPIEKKPLNHFFPGTPVLSFGTAGCNLGCKFCQNWDISKAREFDRLQQDASPEAIADAAVRAGCTSVAYTYNDPVIFAEYAIDTARACRERGLYNVAVTAGYITEEARGEFFEYMDAANVDLKAFTEDFYRKVTFSHLQPVLDTLRWLRHETDVWFEITTLLIPGHNDGEDEIARECDWIAETLGPETPLHFTAFHPDYKMLDVPRTPPETLLRARRQALAAGLRHVYTGNILDRASQSTYCADCGALLIDRAGYTIRAYRLVDGRCPDCGHPLAGRFGDRAGDWGARRLPVLV
- a CDS encoding c-type cytochrome, translated to MRNTFLYGAMLVGLGLLIYGFTLSPAPAAAAGAAKNLQVFPKNTPKKELKKAMKQIAKALDVQCDHCHDLDDMSKDTDNKKIARDMMRMTMELNKKYFKGKQRVTCMTCHNGAKEPK
- a CDS encoding CDP-alcohol phosphatidyltransferase family protein; this encodes MSLLASSPRRRPRFSAVVLADGLHAGARVLGLSLAERARRVALRAGADRVRVVTEPGDRTALVNWVRAGDGGLLVVWAADHVVHTPLVEPLVEAGADRAIAVGPDGAFAGAAFAGTPAAAAELAASPDATAAAWQAGGAARVPHGPIARFPARTPAERRAAARALEQIVHKPQDGPVTRWLYRPISVPITRLLLHTPIKPNHVSAIVAALGAVGVWFVAHADYQSVVVGSAIVLVAAYLDGCDGEIARLKLESSRLGAWLDTVTDEATTVAYMAALGWHNYLRYGHPWIAGSIAVGLAGYAVTIYGIYYYLVVVHGSANSQDYVDRLRIVDGPDGAPRLAPAPGEALTGIWAVLPHLGRRDFVNWGALLFAAAHWTHVSYALMLAGGVVGAWKIGRDHVRLRRQLRELRERRARAAPAHG
- a CDS encoding CBS domain-containing protein, which translates into the protein MERTVGEIMNKDVVTAPPDAQVREIAAEMANRRISCVVIVGGGRPVGILSERDIVRLVATKPNLLVGLTAQEAMTTPVVTVTPDVTLREAIRRMKEHRLRRFPIVDGDGKLIGLVTQTTILHALSD
- a CDS encoding radical SAM/Cys-rich domain protein, whose product is MTRAASLPVVGAAAASRFHVPLARASVDTLQINVGKRCNQACKHCHVDAGPSRTEEMSRDVAARVLDLVAADPAVATVDITGGAPELNPQFRWIVERATALGRHVIDRCNLTVLLEPGQEDLAAFLARHRVHVIASLPCYTADNVDRQRGRGVFERSIAGLRRLNELGYGRSDGELQLDLVYNPLGPTLPPPQDALERDYKRRLAAEHGVAFDRLLALTNLPIRRFADDLARRGESDRYLQLLIDHFNPDAVPHVMCRTLVSVSYDGQIYDCDFNQMVDLPAGGRPRTVWDIDALAELAGAPIATADHCFGCTAGAGSSCGGALT
- a CDS encoding thioredoxin domain-containing protein, whose protein sequence is MPGTGGLPADVAARLAAAWRARPPDYRPRTRHLRSGGGPKYTNRLFLEASPYLRQHAHNPVNWYPWGDEAFAAARRLGRPILLSVGYSTCHWCHVMEEESFEDEEVARYLNAHYVAIKVDREERPDIDEIYMTAVQRSSGRGGWPMTVWLTPDGRPFYGATYLPRDALLAALRQLRAAYDRDPTGVAARAAELAAAVRVQLEQPAGAPDLPDAALLHKAARIFVGRLDPTDGGAVGRPKFPSGMPVRFLLRYHRRTGDAGARRAALLTLRKMAAGGIYDHVGGGFHRYSTDTKWLVPHFEKMLYDNAQLAMAYVEGYQATGDPEFARVVREILRWAERDMMSPDGVFYAATDADSLDPKGERREGWFYTWTPAELAAALGADRAPRVAAYYGVTDAGDFDGRSILHVARFGAPRPRDLDEINDLLYRARARRPAPARDDKVLVDWNALMISAFARAAIALRDPDDARRAVTAAKFIWDRLRDGRGRLSHSYAGGRARVPAYLEDYAFLCAAMLDLYEATGALEWLERAVDLDRTVEAHFEDRTAGGFFRTSDDHERLLAREKPRYDGAVPTGTSVHVLNLLRLSEYTADERYRQRAELAMGQVGAMLRRAPSAMSEMLLAIDFYLDRPKQIVVVVPHERAEAEAFVDQLATAYVPNRAVAIVRDGEVPQVARRVPLVADKVAQGGEATAYVCEHRVCQLPTADPAVFARQIRKVYPLPGGGS
- a CDS encoding methyltransferase domain-containing protein — encoded protein: MLDHERAVLERYSAGARACESSLCCAADFDPALLAAIPREVIERDYGCGDPTRFLCAGETVVDLGSGSGKHCFIAAQIVGPAGKVIGVDMNPDMLALARSAAPVVAERIGYANVEFVEARIQAMGPAVPDGCADVVMSNCVLNLVRPDDKRALFDEIFRVLRDGGRAVISDIVSDRPVPAHMQEDPDLWSGCISGALHEPDLYAAFERAGFSSVEVVDRAEEPWRVVDGIAFRAVTVRANKGARRPAACCG
- a CDS encoding c-type cytochrome, with protein sequence MRSVGFALVAAVAACSPSQPDSPATREGAGRGARATPPRAVAPIDAAHAVPIDAARAVPAPAADAETDPPARRNAGARADAAVAATPAAAAPRAPAADERPRDLRVLPKTWSQQRVKRYMKTEVAKALGVRCDFCHDRSDFAADHEHKAAARAMMKMVNDINKRFFKGKSRVRCVTCHMGKDTPRGGE